In Pectobacterium aroidearum, the following are encoded in one genomic region:
- a CDS encoding ATP-binding protein: MRKLIDFRSLFFKVIVLLLPLFSLFFLTGWGVYEFYLKSVMNTDKMRLDMYKATLHSTIEQYYYLPYMMAMDQVVFSAVRNQNEKEKLHELNLHLKKMNELTKAAALYVVDVNGKTIASSNWDEPGSYVGHNYSFRPYFIQAMKGILGKFYGIGDTTSKPGFFISWAIEDKGKKIGVIVVKINLKVLENAWSEGPDNIMISDENGIVFLSSDEDWRMKVLQPLSVQTRKKLQETRQYFIQSLESINIYTCFSTNDFMVLNFTAKENCYFPSHYSQKILMPEFNWTVTLLSNIEGEYWSVAIVFFVVISTYSILLVIIGYVRMKMRSQSLLKEANELLELKVNARTQELKEINQQLILEMNERIQAEKGLQNIREALAESSKLAALGQMATEMAHEQNQPLAAIRALTDNARKMLEKEMYTQLDQNLKYIISLVERMTQLITELKTFACRHRVPKGQADVVKAIYKAVALLNHNLEKNNVILRVNAPSTPLIAICDELGLEQIFSNLLINALDAMELSPVKRLDIHLKRMAGRILVTIKDSGPGFAHDVVDRVFDPFFTTKKRGMGLGLAIVKEIIRNSEGNIQAENHADGGAIFTISWPERRDSYESTEN, from the coding sequence ATGCGTAAACTTATTGATTTCAGGTCATTGTTTTTTAAGGTTATTGTTTTACTTTTACCATTGTTTTCTTTATTTTTTTTAACTGGCTGGGGTGTTTATGAATTTTATCTGAAGAGTGTGATGAACACAGATAAGATGAGATTGGACATGTATAAGGCAACGCTACATTCAACAATAGAACAATATTATTACCTGCCTTATATGATGGCGATGGATCAAGTCGTTTTTTCTGCTGTCAGAAATCAGAATGAAAAAGAAAAACTCCATGAGCTAAATCTGCATTTAAAGAAAATGAATGAGCTGACTAAAGCTGCCGCACTTTATGTCGTTGATGTGAATGGTAAGACGATTGCATCCAGTAATTGGGATGAACCTGGAAGCTATGTTGGGCATAATTACAGTTTTCGTCCTTATTTCATTCAGGCGATGAAAGGAATACTAGGGAAGTTTTATGGTATAGGAGACACGACATCTAAGCCCGGTTTTTTCATTTCATGGGCGATTGAAGATAAGGGGAAAAAAATTGGCGTCATTGTTGTTAAGATAAACCTGAAGGTGTTGGAGAATGCTTGGTCTGAAGGTCCTGATAATATTATGATTTCCGATGAGAATGGTATTGTCTTCCTCAGTTCTGATGAAGATTGGCGTATGAAAGTGCTACAGCCACTTAGCGTGCAAACTAGAAAAAAACTACAAGAAACCCGACAGTATTTTATTCAATCTTTAGAGTCCATCAACATATACACTTGTTTTTCTACTAATGATTTTATGGTCTTGAATTTTACCGCCAAAGAAAACTGTTATTTTCCAAGTCATTATTCTCAAAAAATACTTATGCCGGAATTTAACTGGACAGTGACCTTACTGTCTAATATTGAAGGTGAATATTGGTCTGTAGCGATCGTCTTTTTTGTCGTGATAAGTACTTACTCTATATTACTTGTCATTATTGGTTATGTCCGTATGAAGATGCGATCGCAATCATTGCTGAAAGAAGCAAATGAATTGCTGGAACTCAAAGTTAATGCCAGAACGCAGGAGTTAAAGGAGATTAATCAGCAGCTCATTCTGGAAATGAATGAACGAATTCAGGCGGAGAAAGGGCTGCAGAATATCCGGGAAGCATTAGCGGAGTCCAGTAAGTTAGCCGCTCTGGGGCAGATGGCAACGGAGATGGCTCATGAACAAAATCAACCGTTAGCCGCTATCCGGGCGCTAACGGATAATGCTCGAAAAATGCTAGAAAAAGAGATGTATACGCAGCTCGACCAGAATTTGAAATATATCATTTCACTGGTTGAGAGAATGACCCAGTTAATTACTGAACTCAAAACATTTGCGTGTCGGCACCGGGTACCGAAAGGACAGGCTGACGTGGTAAAAGCAATTTATAAAGCGGTAGCGTTACTTAATCACAATCTGGAAAAAAATAACGTCATTCTGCGAGTTAATGCACCATCAACCCCCTTAATCGCAATCTGTGATGAGCTAGGATTGGAACAGATATTTAGCAATCTGTTAATTAATGCGTTGGATGCAATGGAGTTATCTCCGGTAAAGCGATTGGATATTCATTTAAAACGAATGGCGGGCCGGATTTTGGTCACGATTAAGGATTCAGGGCCAGGTTTTGCACATGATGTGGTGGATCGAGTATTTGACCCATTTTTTACCACTAAAAAGCGGGGAATGGGTCTGGGGTTGGCGATAGTGAAAGAAATTATTCGTAATTCTGAAGGCAATATACAGGCAGAAAATCATGCCGATGGTGGAGCCATTTTTACTATTTCCTGGCCGGAAAGGAGAGACTCGTATGAATCAACCGAAAATTAA
- the hemN gene encoding oxygen-independent coproporphyrinogen III oxidase has product MSIPSVDWDLALIQKYNYSGPRYTSYPTALEFSEAYDEPAFQQAIARYPQRPLSLYIHIPFCHRLCYFCGCNKLVTRQQHKADEYLDVLEQEIRQRAPLFAGRTVTQLHWGGGTPTYLNKVQISRLMSLLRELFSFSEQAELSLEVDPREIELDVLDHLRAEGFNRLSMGVQDFNKDVQKLVNREQDEDFIFALIERAKALDFTSTNIDLIYGLPKQTPESFAFTLQRVAELSPHRLSVFNYAHLPSLFAAQRKIKEADLPSAEQKLDILQQTIGSLTQSGYQFIGMDHFARPDDELAVAQREGKLHRNFQGYTTQGDSDLLGMGVSAISMIGDSYAQNQKELKQYYAQVKDKGNGLWRGLQLTRDDCLRRDVIKTLICNFQLSYAPIEAEYAIDFKTYFEQDLALLAPLVADGLVDSQEDGLVVTPKGRLLIRNICMCFDVYLRNKLRTQQFSRVI; this is encoded by the coding sequence ATGTCGATACCGTCCGTTGACTGGGATCTGGCCCTGATTCAAAAATATAACTATTCCGGGCCGCGTTATACGTCTTATCCCACAGCGTTAGAATTCAGTGAAGCTTACGATGAGCCAGCGTTTCAGCAGGCCATCGCCCGTTATCCTCAGCGACCGCTGTCGCTGTACATCCACATCCCTTTTTGCCATCGGCTGTGCTATTTCTGTGGCTGTAATAAGCTGGTTACGCGTCAGCAGCATAAAGCGGATGAATATCTTGATGTGCTGGAGCAGGAAATTCGCCAGCGTGCGCCGCTATTCGCTGGACGAACGGTGACGCAATTGCATTGGGGCGGCGGTACGCCAACCTACCTGAATAAAGTACAAATCAGCCGACTGATGTCGCTGCTGCGCGAACTGTTCTCTTTTTCCGAGCAGGCTGAGCTGTCGCTTGAAGTCGATCCGCGAGAAATTGAGCTGGATGTCCTCGATCATTTGCGTGCCGAAGGGTTTAACCGCCTGAGCATGGGCGTGCAGGATTTTAATAAAGACGTTCAGAAGCTGGTTAATCGCGAGCAGGATGAAGACTTTATTTTTGCCCTCATTGAGCGAGCAAAAGCGCTGGACTTCACTTCAACTAACATCGATTTGATTTATGGCCTGCCGAAGCAAACGCCGGAAAGTTTCGCCTTTACGCTACAGCGCGTTGCGGAATTAAGCCCGCACCGGCTGAGCGTTTTTAACTATGCGCATCTACCCAGTCTGTTCGCGGCACAGCGCAAGATTAAAGAAGCGGATTTACCGAGCGCGGAGCAAAAACTGGATATTCTGCAACAGACGATTGGGTCGCTGACGCAATCGGGCTATCAGTTTATCGGTATGGATCACTTTGCTCGCCCGGACGATGAGTTGGCGGTAGCACAGCGAGAAGGGAAACTGCACCGCAATTTCCAAGGCTATACGACACAGGGCGATAGCGATCTGCTTGGGATGGGCGTTTCGGCGATTAGTATGATCGGTGATAGCTATGCTCAGAACCAGAAGGAGCTGAAGCAGTATTATGCGCAGGTCAAAGACAAAGGAAATGGCCTGTGGCGCGGGTTACAGCTGACGCGTGACGACTGCCTTCGTCGTGATGTGATTAAGACGTTAATCTGTAATTTCCAGCTCAGCTATGCGCCCATTGAAGCAGAATATGCGATCGATTTTAAAACCTACTTTGAGCAGGATTTAGCGTTGTTGGCTCCACTGGTGGCTGATGGGCTGGTCGATAGTCAGGAAGACGGGCTGGTGGTGACGCCGAAAGGGCGTCTGCTGATCCGCAATATCTGTATGTGCTTTGACGTCTACCTGCGTAACAAGCTCAGAACGCAGCAATTTTCCCGCGTGATATGA